CCTGGTGGTGCTTTAAATTATCCTCGCGGGTGTTGATGATCTCAATGACGGTCGACGTTTTGGTTTTGAGCGCCTGCTGGTAAACGGCGGTAAATTCTTTGGGTGTTTTGGGGTGGACATAATCGAGGTGGAACAACTGGGCGGCATGGTCGAACGTGAGATGATGCGGGGTCCCGAAATATTTTTCGAACCCTTCCCCCACGTCGGCAACCGGAAGAAATGAAAAAATGCCCCCCCCGTTGTTGTTGAGCACGACGATAACAGCCGGCTGGTCCAGGGATTTGACGGTGCCCAGGGAATTCAGGTCATGAAGAAACGCGAGATCCCCGATCATCAGCGTAAGCGGTGTTTGGGCCCCTTTGGCAAATCCGGCGGCTGCCGCGATGTTGCCGTCGATGCCGCTGGCCCCCCGGTTGGCGCTGATGAGGACGGGATTTTTGTGCTCGGCCGCGTACATATCCATGTCCCGGATCGGCATGCTGTTGGCCAAAAATAAGGTCGAATCCGCAGGGAGATATTTTGACACCAGGCGCGCGACCGCCGGTTCGCTCAATAACGCTTTGTCGGTGAGAAAAGTTTCGATGGTTTCCTTAACGCCCTGGGACGCGCTTTGGAGCTGAAAACACGGCTTGTTGTCCTTGCGCGCGGGAATGGCGGCGGCCAGAGACTGGCAAATCGGGCCGATTTCCCCGTCAACCCGGGCCGTGACGTTGTGCAGCGGATCGTTGCGCAAAGGGTGGTTCAGGACCATGATGTATTCTTTGGGCCGGCGGGACTCGATGAACGGATACCATCGTTTGGAGGTCATCCGCCCGCCGATATGGATCACTCCGTCCACCGGGATTTGCTTCATAAGCTCATTGTCCAAGAGGAGCTGATCGAAGTAATGGATTACGTTTTGATGCTGGTTGCCCAGTCGCAGTCCCGAAGTGATGTCCGGTACAATCGGCCAGTAGAGCTTTTCGGAAAGCTTGAGCACGGCCTCCCTCTCATCCGGTCCAGACAATTTCCCGACAGCAATGATGCCGCTTTTGATGGCACGGATCCTCGCGAGGATGTCCTCCAGGCGGTCCTCGGGGATGGTCCGCTCCGGGACAACATAATCCGTGTAAGGGGTTGATCCGGCCAGCCAGCGTTCCAGCGGCTTGAGGTATTCGCTGAAATCGGCTGTCTGTCCTTCCGGGGCCAGCGGTTCCCGGAACATGCAGTTCACATGGACCGGCGCCGGCGGATTGGTCCTGGTCTGATGAACGGCCTGGTCCATCGTGGTGAGCACAAATTCCGGGCCGATGTCGGTTGTCGGGCACGGCATGTCAAAGGACCAGCGCGCGTAAGGTCCGAAAATTCCCGGCTGGTCGATGGTCTGGTTGGCGCCGGCCTTGCGCAGTTCCGGTGGTCGGTCCGCGGTCAGGAGGATCAGGGGCAGTTTCTTTTTTGCCGCTTCAATGACAGCCGGAAAAAGATTGGCCACGGCCGTGCCGGAGGTCGTGATGATGACCGCAGGTCTGCGGGTGGCGGCGGTGTACCCCAGGGCATGGAATCCGAGCCCGCGTTCGTCAAAGTGGACAAAAGCTTTGGCCCTGGGATTGCGGCTCACGGCCACGGCCAGCGGCGCGCTCCGGGACCCCGGCGCCACGCAGAAATAATCCGCTCCGTTACGGACCAGCTCTTCAACGATCAGGTCGGTCCAGAGAAAATTGATGTGGGAGGATTTTAGGAGATTCATTGTCGGCATGTTTAATTTATTGGCCCCGGCTGCCCTCATCACGGCGCAGGGCAAGGCGCCGGGGTTAATTCGGCCGCTGACTTACGTTCGCTATCGCTCCGTAAGTCATGGCCTCATTAATTCGCACAGATGATTTACTCCATCCCGTTTTGCGGGACTTCCGTAAATCATGTGCTCATTAATAGTGAAGCACTTTCAGGAAATTCCCGATCTTATTCTCGACCTCTTCCCATTCCTGCCCAGGGACCGAGCCCTCGACGATCCCTGCCCCGGCATAGACCACAAGTTCGCTGCCGCGGACGAGCGCCGACCGGATGGCCACGACAAATTCCGTCTGGTCGTTGCCGATATATCCGACCGGGGCCGCGTACCAGCCGCGGGAAAAAGGTTCGGCGGACCGGATGATCTCCATGGCCTTTTCCTTGGGGACGCCTCCCACGGCCGGCGTGGGGTGAAGCCGGTCGAGGATTTGCCAGTCTTTCACGGTTTCCTTCAATTGTCCCTGGAGGCAGGTGATGAGGTGGTGTCCGCTTTCCAGACTCAGGATATTGGTCCCGGCGTTCTGGACAGTCCCATTGCACACGGCGCCGAGATGAGACTGGATGGCCTCGACCACAAATTGGTGTTCGCGCTGGTCTTTGGCGGAGGCGAGCAGGTCCTGGCGCAAAAACCCATCCTTTTCATGCGAGGCCCCCCTGGACCGCGTGCCGGCGACGGCCTCGCTTTGAATGGCCCGCCCTGTCCGCTTAAAAAGCCGTTCCGGCGACGCGCCGAGAAAGACCGGCCCGCCGTTGAACTGGAAGCAGAAGTGGTAACTGGAAGGAGAAACGTTTTTGAGCTGGCGGAACAGGAGCCACGGATCCAGGGGTTTGTCAAAGGTGAAGCGTGTTTTGCGGGCAAGGACGATCTTTCGGCATTCATCGGTGCGGATGGACGCCAGGATCGTTCCGATCATGTCTTCCCATCCCTGCCGGTCCGGATCATCTTCCCGGATGACCATCTCCAGGGGCTGGACCACAAAATTATAATTGGCGTAGGTCAGGGTCTCCAACTCTTTAAGGATTTTCTCCCAGGTGCCGGGATCCGCGGATTTCAGCAAAACCGTGCAGGCCAGGAGGTACTTCCCCTCTTTGGTGGCAAGCTCAAATCTGGGGATCAGGAAACGGTAAGTGCCGAAATCGTCCCATTCCGTCCCGGGGTTCAGCGGGTCAAATGAAAAACCGCCATAGTAGCGGAGGTAGGGATATTGGGGCGGCAGGCATGGGCGGATTTTCTGGTCGATCATTTCATGATTTACAGGGCCGGCGCCGGTGATCACGTCCGCCTCCCCGATCCCCGCGATCGCGTAATTCTCGGATTGATCGGAACCGAAAATTTTGGTGGCTGACCGTTGCTGGCTCAGCCAGGCCAGGAGGTCCATTTTTTCCACCCGGATTTCGAAGCGCTTGAGTACGGGAGCCGGGCCCGTCCGTTTCGACGCTTCCGCGGCAAAGGTCCGGATCTGTTCGGCCAGGATCGCCTTGGCTTCCGGAAAATTGTGGATTTTATTCAGCAGGCTTTCGGGCATGTCAGGGCTTGTCCGCGGAGTAAATGGTCGCCGCCCCGCCGCAGAGCGGGCGCGCCTTGGGGTTGAGGAATCCGGTCTGTTTGAGAATCCGGCAGAAACGTTCTCCGCAGGGAAAACGTTCGGTGGTTTGATTGAGATAACGGTAGGCTTTGTAGTTGCCGCTCACGGCCCAGCCGATCAACGGCATGAACGCGCGTAAATACACTATGTAGCCGGCTTTCATCAAAATATTTTCGGGGACCGAGCTTTCCAGGATCAGCACGCGCCCTCCGGGCTTGAGCACGCGGAATATTTCCATCAGGGCCTTATTGACCGCCGGGATATTGCGGATGCCGAACGCGGTGGTGACCAGATCGAAGGTTCCCGGGGGAAACGGCAGGCCCATAGCGTCACCGTGGCGCAGTTCGATCTTTTCCTCCAGCCCTGCCGCCCGGATTTTTTCTCCGGCCTTGGCCAGCATGTCCCGGGCCAGGTCAAGGCCGTGGATCCGGGTGATGCGGGGCTGTTCCTGCGCCATGAGAATCGGGACGTCTCCTGTCCCGGTGGCGATGTCCAGCGCGGCGAGGCCATTTCCTTCCGGGAGGGATTGAAGCATTTTCCGGCGCCAGCCGAGGTCCATGCCGAAGGTCAGCAGCCGGTTGGCCGTGTCGTAACCCCGGGCAATGGAATCGAACATCTTCCACGATTCAGATTTTGGCAATAGGGCGGAATTCATGACCGTTTCATGGTAGCACAAAAATTTGACGGTATCAAAGGGGAATGCCCGGCGTTTGGATGCCGGTGTCAGTGGCCGGAAAGGTAACGCTCCGCGTCCAGGGCAGCCATACAGCCGGTGCCGGCCGCGGTGACGGCCTGGCGGTAAGTCTTGTCCTGGACATCGCCGCAGGCAAAGACGCCGGGGATGCTGGTGCGTGTAGAACCCGGCTGGGTCTTGATGTAGCCTGTTTCGTCCAGTTCAACCTGGCCGTCAAGGAAGGCGGTGTTGGGCTGGTGGCCGATGGCGTAGAACAAGCCTTCGGCTTCCAGGGTGCTTTCCTGGTTCGTTTTGACATTTTTGACTCGGGCGCCGGTGATCATCCTGTCTCCCAGGACTTCCAGCAGCACGGTGTTCCAGATAACTTCGATTTTTTTATTGGCCAGCAGCCGCTCCTGCATGGCCTTGGAGGCGCGCAAGGCGTCCCTGCGTACCAGGAGAAGGACCTTGGAGGCGAATTTGGTGAGATATGTGGATTCCTCAACGGCCGAGTCTCCCCCGCCGACCACCAGAAGGGTTTTGTTGCGGAAAATGGGCAATGCCCCGTCGCAGACGGCGCAGGCGGAAATGCCTTTTTGCCAGAGCCGGTCTTCGCCAGGGACATGGAGGCGCTTGGCTGTGGCGCCGGTGGCGATGATCACGGCTTTGGATTCAACGGTTTCGGAATCCGCGAAAATTTTGAAAGGCTTGGACTGGAAGTCGACCTTTTGGACGGTTTGGGTCTTGATGCGGGTCCCGCAGGTCACCGACTGCTGTCTCATTTGGTCCATGAGCGCCGGGCCCATGATGCCCGTTGGAAAACCGGGGTAATTCTCAACTTCGGTCGTGGTGGTAAGCTGCCCCCCTGCCGCGACCCCTCCAGCCATGAGGCCTTCGTACAGCAGAGGCTCCAGGCGGGCCCGCGCCGCGTAAATCGCGGCGGTATGGGCGGCCGGCCCTGATCCGATGATGACAATGTTCTCAGACATTAAATTTTGAACGCGTCCAGGATCCCTGTCCGCGGTTTTTGCGGTGCGTTTTGGGCCAGATTTCTCAGGATAT
This window of the Candidatus Omnitrophota bacterium genome carries:
- the ubiE gene encoding bifunctional demethylmenaquinone methyltransferase/2-methoxy-6-polyprenyl-1,4-benzoquinol methylase UbiE, producing the protein MFDSIARGYDTANRLLTFGMDLGWRRKMLQSLPEGNGLAALDIATGTGDVPILMAQEQPRITRIHGLDLARDMLAKAGEKIRAAGLEEKIELRHGDAMGLPFPPGTFDLVTTAFGIRNIPAVNKALMEIFRVLKPGGRVLILESSVPENILMKAGYIVYLRAFMPLIGWAVSGNYKAYRYLNQTTERFPCGERFCRILKQTGFLNPKARPLCGGAATIYSADKP
- the menD gene encoding 2-succinyl-5-enolpyruvyl-6-hydroxy-3-cyclohexene-1-carboxylic-acid synthase; this translates as MPTMNLLKSSHINFLWTDLIVEELVRNGADYFCVAPGSRSAPLAVAVSRNPRAKAFVHFDERGLGFHALGYTAATRRPAVIITTSGTAVANLFPAVIEAAKKKLPLILLTADRPPELRKAGANQTIDQPGIFGPYARWSFDMPCPTTDIGPEFVLTTMDQAVHQTRTNPPAPVHVNCMFREPLAPEGQTADFSEYLKPLERWLAGSTPYTDYVVPERTIPEDRLEDILARIRAIKSGIIAVGKLSGPDEREAVLKLSEKLYWPIVPDITSGLRLGNQHQNVIHYFDQLLLDNELMKQIPVDGVIHIGGRMTSKRWYPFIESRRPKEYIMVLNHPLRNDPLHNVTARVDGEIGPICQSLAAAIPARKDNKPCFQLQSASQGVKETIETFLTDKALLSEPAVARLVSKYLPADSTLFLANSMPIRDMDMYAAEHKNPVLISANRGASGIDGNIAAAAGFAKGAQTPLTLMIGDLAFLHDLNSLGTVKSLDQPAVIVVLNNNGGGIFSFLPVADVGEGFEKYFGTPHHLTFDHAAQLFHLDYVHPKTPKEFTAVYQQALKTKTSTVIEIINTREDNLKHHQDIQGAILEKLKKYRKG
- a CDS encoding isochorismate synthase; amino-acid sequence: MPESLLNKIHNFPEAKAILAEQIRTFAAEASKRTGPAPVLKRFEIRVEKMDLLAWLSQQRSATKIFGSDQSENYAIAGIGEADVITGAGPVNHEMIDQKIRPCLPPQYPYLRYYGGFSFDPLNPGTEWDDFGTYRFLIPRFELATKEGKYLLACTVLLKSADPGTWEKILKELETLTYANYNFVVQPLEMVIREDDPDRQGWEDMIGTILASIRTDECRKIVLARKTRFTFDKPLDPWLLFRQLKNVSPSSYHFCFQFNGGPVFLGASPERLFKRTGRAIQSEAVAGTRSRGASHEKDGFLRQDLLASAKDQREHQFVVEAIQSHLGAVCNGTVQNAGTNILSLESGHHLITCLQGQLKETVKDWQILDRLHPTPAVGGVPKEKAMEIIRSAEPFSRGWYAAPVGYIGNDQTEFVVAIRSALVRGSELVVYAGAGIVEGSVPGQEWEEVENKIGNFLKVLHY
- the trxB gene encoding thioredoxin-disulfide reductase, with the translated sequence MSENIVIIGSGPAAHTAAIYAARARLEPLLYEGLMAGGVAAGGQLTTTTEVENYPGFPTGIMGPALMDQMRQQSVTCGTRIKTQTVQKVDFQSKPFKIFADSETVESKAVIIATGATAKRLHVPGEDRLWQKGISACAVCDGALPIFRNKTLLVVGGGDSAVEESTYLTKFASKVLLLVRRDALRASKAMQERLLANKKIEVIWNTVLLEVLGDRMITGARVKNVKTNQESTLEAEGLFYAIGHQPNTAFLDGQVELDETGYIKTQPGSTRTSIPGVFACGDVQDKTYRQAVTAAGTGCMAALDAERYLSGH